In Nomia melanderi isolate GNS246 chromosome 5, iyNomMela1, whole genome shotgun sequence, a single genomic region encodes these proteins:
- the LOC116430936 gene encoding uncharacterized protein LOC116430936 isoform X2: MLITPPKQNSCLRNSTNENAEAADYKPGKRKHSIKDTDHTISKRVCKDLKLPNGLQDEYRQDLIDKLPNPCQTNEYRSNLPHTLIRFMYQLELSMFCLVRKYMYKHKYSSLSLTFRISKIDTNGFYQFDQEETTREELMKLLKLPPSLQKEKEEGRFSDENEKEMKEKFLHKLIFAVKQPNKEKLGTIIKNEIETDIESNKVPYNYDDLREIALRWLESREYGHITKEIMEKLLQDIKQNRFSYRKVQTADFETVKFAKCVVGSEETPAFYQFCDFLIKGDGKKCLQVMQKKEVTLTSMSSILTGVKANAPKPFKDLYDLWFDEQGNETQYLKTLKKEKLKLINMSSILNGAGVNASKAFKNLYDLLFDEQGNKTKYLQTLEKERVNLANVSNILSAAGANAVKAFIDLYDTWFDANGNKTLYLKTLEQKEINLSNISSILGGAGTNAAKIFKEMYDLWFDDKGDETQYLETLKKHGIKLSNISSILGGTGTNAPKTFTNLYNLWFDRKGNKTVYLEALEKEGVGVANITSILNKARVNTPKAFKDLYSLWFDETGNKTVYLKTLEKEGINIVNVSSMLTGSGVNAPKAFKDLYNLWFDENGNKTEYLRCIKEQGINICNMSNILHASGGNAAKAFKDLYDTLFDKQGRKTEYLETLEKEEISFSNVSTVLRGAGAKSAKAFKDLCDPIFNKQANQIDYLKTIKKWNFSISNMFSILSGSGLNAGKAFIELYDAFFDKNGHKTPYLKHFTEKNDWEESFTPHCLSTILYTTGTKATDSFKKLHDVCFDDEGNRTKMLDDFYKAGFKPRDISRILWGASTRASSILKRWHCVFFNEEGEITELLDSFYKAGFRPRDICNILNRGIDRVQEFYDFCFIDETKEYLCHFINKEGSFSLINLCIILRGAGPNICKALKDFHDICFDESGKKSQILNDFYKVGFSSNNLSDILFTAGCNAAFIFRSFHKCCFNEENYLDHFLAQGNIFTPYRLSRILWGVGIKISFVFKKLHDLCFDNMGNKTNYLNDLIKKSSQELTNTLYVKVRKVPLFLSNTSV; encoded by the exons ATGCTCATCACACCACCTAAACAGAATAGTTGTTTAAGAAATTCAACTAACGAAAATGCTGAAGCTGCTGATTATAAGCCTGGAAAACGAAAACATTCTATTAAAGACACAGATCATACAATATCAAAGAGAGTATGCAAAGATTTAAAATTGCCTAATGGCTTACAAGATGAGTACAGACAAGATCTGATTGATAAATTGCCTAATCCTTGTCAGACCAATGAATATAGAAGTAATCTTCCTCATACTTTGATTAGATTTATGTATCAGTTAGAATTATCAATGTTTTGTTTAGTTAGAAAGTAtatgtataaacataaatacTCTTCATTGTCATTAACATTTCGGATTTCCAAAATTg ATACAAATGGTTTTTATCAATTTGATCAGGAAGAAACTACAAGAGAAGAGCTTATGAAGCTACTAAAGCTTCCTCCCTCtttgcaaaaagaaaaagaggaaggcAGATTTTCtgacgaaaatgaaaaagaaatgaaagagaaatttttACACAAATTGATATTTGCTGTTAAGCAACCTAACAAGGAAAAATTAGGTaccattattaaaaatgaaatagaaactgaTATTGAATCTAATAAAGTGCCGTACAACTACGATGATTTACGTGAAATAGCGTTACGCTGGTTAGAGTCTCGTGAATATGGCCATATTACAAAGGAAATCATGGAAAAGCTTTTGCaagatattaaacaaaatagatTCAGTTATAGGAAAGTTCAGACTGCAGATTTTGAAACAGTTAAATTTGCTAAATGTGTGGTTGGAAGTGAGGAAACGCCAGCATTTTATCAGTTCTGTGATTTTTTAATCAAAGGGGATGGAAAAAAATGTCTTCAAGTTATGCAGAAAAAAGAAGTAACGCTAACTAGTATGTCTAGTATTTTAACTGGAGTAAAAGCCAATGCTCCTAAACCATTCAAAGACTTGTATGATCTATGGTTTGACGAGCAAGGAAATGAAactcaatatttaaaaactctgaaaaaagaaaaattgaaactcATTAATATGTCTAGTATTTTGAATGGAGCAGGAGTTAATGCCTCCAAAGCTTTTAAAAACTTGTATGATCTGTTGTTTGATGAACAAGggaataaaactaaatatctACAAActttagaaaaagaaagagtaaATTTAGCTAATGTGTCAAACATTTTAAGTGCAGCAGGAGCTAATGCTGTAAAAGCTTTCATAGATTTGTATGATACATGGTTTGATGCAAATGGAAATAAAACCCTATACTTAAAAACTCTGGAACAAAAAGAGATAAATTTGTCTAATATATCCAGCATTTTAGGTGGAGCAGGAACTAATGCTGCAAAAATCTTTAAAGAGATGTATGATCTATGGTTTGATGATAAAGGAGATGAAACGCAGTACTTAGAAACCCTAAAAAAACATggaataaaactatctaatataTCCAGTATTTTAGGTGGGACAGGAACCAACGCTCCAAAAACTTTTACAAACTTGTATAATCTGTGGTTTGatagaaaaggaaataaaaccgTGTATTTAGAAGCTCTAGAAAAAGAAGGAGTTGGTGTAGCAAATATAAccagtattttaaataaagctCGAGTTAATACTCCAAAAGCTTTTAAGGATCTATATAGTCTATGGTTTGATGAAACaggaaataaaactgtatatttaaaaactttagaaaaagaaggaataaaTATAGTTAACGTGTCTAGTATGCTAACTGGATCTGGAGTTAATGCTCCAAAAGCTTTTAAAGACTTATATAATCTATGGTTtgatgaaaatggaaataaaactgaatatctAAGATGTATAAAAGAacaaggaataaatatatgtaatatgtcaaatattttacatgCATCAGGAGGTAATGCTGCAAAAGCCTTCAAAGATTTATACGATACTTTGTTTGATAAACAAGGACGGAAAACTGAATACTTAGAAActttagaaaaagaagaaataagttTCTCTAATGTATCTACTGTTTTACGTGGAGCGGGAGCTAAGAGTGCGAAAGCTTTTAAAGATTTATGTGATCCTATATTTAATAAGCAAGCTAATCAaatcgattatttgaaaactataAAGAAGTGGAACTTTAGTATATCTAATATGTTCAGTATTTTAAGTGGATCAGGACTTAACGCTGGAAAAgcttttatagagttatatgaTGCTTTTTTTGATAAAAATGGACATAAAACACCGTATTTAAAGCATTTCACAGAGAAAAATGATTGGGAAGAAAGTTTTACACCACATTGCTTAAGTACAATATTATACACAACAGGAACTAAAGCTACGgactcatttaaaaaattacatgatGTTTGCTTTGACGACGAAGGAAACAGAACGAAAATGTTAGACGATTTCTACAAAGCAGGTTTTAAACCACGTGATATATCCCGCATATTATGGGGAGCAAGTACTCGGGCTTCTTCTATTTTAAAAAGATGGCATTGTGTCTTTTTTAATGAGGAAGGGGAAATAACAGAACTTCTAGATAGTTTTTATAAGGCAGGTTTTAGACCGCGCGATATATGCAACATATTGAATAGAGGAATAGATAGAGTACaagaattttatgatttttgttttatagatgaaacaaaagaatacttatgtcattttataaataaagagggtagtttttcattaatcaaTTTATGCATTATATTGCGCGGAGCAGGGCCTAATATTTGTAAGGCATTAAAAGATTTTCATGATATTTGTTTTGATGAATCGGGAAAGAAATCGcagattttaaatgatttttataaagtaGGTTTTTCATCAAATAATTTATCTGATATATTATTCACAGCAGGATGTAATGCCGcttttatttttagaagtttTCATAAATGTTgttttaatgaagaaaactatttaGATCACTTCTTAGCGCAGGGAAACATTTTTACGCCATACCGTTTATCCAGGATACTATGGGGAGTAGGAATtaagatttcttttgtttttaagaaattacaTGATCTTTGTTTTGATAACATGGGaaacaaaacaaattatttaaatgatcttataaaaaaaagttcGCAAGAGCTAACAAATACACTCTATGTAAAAGTTAGGAaagttcctttatttttaagtaatacATCAGTTTAG
- the LOC116430936 gene encoding uncharacterized protein LOC116430936 isoform X1 yields the protein MLITPPKQNSCLRNSTNENAEAADYKPGKRKHSIKDTDHTISKRVCKDLKLPNGLQDEYRQDLIDKLPNPCQTNEYRSNLPHTLIRFMYQLELSMFCLVRKYMYKHKYSSLSLTFRISKIGKFNNIIFCYKQKSIYVQIESVDKYYTDSAIGYGRLFANGKQSLINDHFDNFVKYVIFKPCDVSNTIEYLVFFTNSDLDLTEEKKLKRRRFKNFYPFEFYNINMEKSDILKTFLFTNNNVPGRDFYQFSLDKRTKEELLNRLKFSPTIQDEIEKRNFSQEFIKEIKEAFLDKLVFAVNQPNREELNSIVKSEIAKNSKVQDNYIALKEQILCSLTVLERDKRYNSYISGMIYEFNLLISFLHSMFLHKYMFSLNFEGKRHDVSNDITVNYKNKITYIKVYTMTNSIDYDQLFPYKQQEKKNMFSVNKHFTLFTEELKGEVRYFIIYTNANLDITEENRLKKVKSKHFYPLKFNSIHVQKKKYKILRDCSFLDTNGFYQFDQEETTREELMKLLKLPPSLQKEKEEGRFSDENEKEMKEKFLHKLIFAVKQPNKEKLGTIIKNEIETDIESNKVPYNYDDLREIALRWLESREYGHITKEIMEKLLQDIKQNRFSYRKVQTADFETVKFAKCVVGSEETPAFYQFCDFLIKGDGKKCLQVMQKKEVTLTSMSSILTGVKANAPKPFKDLYDLWFDEQGNETQYLKTLKKEKLKLINMSSILNGAGVNASKAFKNLYDLLFDEQGNKTKYLQTLEKERVNLANVSNILSAAGANAVKAFIDLYDTWFDANGNKTLYLKTLEQKEINLSNISSILGGAGTNAAKIFKEMYDLWFDDKGDETQYLETLKKHGIKLSNISSILGGTGTNAPKTFTNLYNLWFDRKGNKTVYLEALEKEGVGVANITSILNKARVNTPKAFKDLYSLWFDETGNKTVYLKTLEKEGINIVNVSSMLTGSGVNAPKAFKDLYNLWFDENGNKTEYLRCIKEQGINICNMSNILHASGGNAAKAFKDLYDTLFDKQGRKTEYLETLEKEEISFSNVSTVLRGAGAKSAKAFKDLCDPIFNKQANQIDYLKTIKKWNFSISNMFSILSGSGLNAGKAFIELYDAFFDKNGHKTPYLKHFTEKNDWEESFTPHCLSTILYTTGTKATDSFKKLHDVCFDDEGNRTKMLDDFYKAGFKPRDISRILWGASTRASSILKRWHCVFFNEEGEITELLDSFYKAGFRPRDICNILNRGIDRVQEFYDFCFIDETKEYLCHFINKEGSFSLINLCIILRGAGPNICKALKDFHDICFDESGKKSQILNDFYKVGFSSNNLSDILFTAGCNAAFIFRSFHKCCFNEENYLDHFLAQGNIFTPYRLSRILWGVGIKISFVFKKLHDLCFDNMGNKTNYLNDLIKKSSQELTNTLYVKVRKVPLFLSNTSV from the coding sequence ATGCTCATCACACCACCTAAACAGAATAGTTGTTTAAGAAATTCAACTAACGAAAATGCTGAAGCTGCTGATTATAAGCCTGGAAAACGAAAACATTCTATTAAAGACACAGATCATACAATATCAAAGAGAGTATGCAAAGATTTAAAATTGCCTAATGGCTTACAAGATGAGTACAGACAAGATCTGATTGATAAATTGCCTAATCCTTGTCAGACCAATGAATATAGAAGTAATCTTCCTCATACTTTGATTAGATTTATGTATCAGTTAGAATTATCAATGTTTTGTTTAGTTAGAAAGTAtatgtataaacataaatacTCTTCATTGTCATTAACATTTCGGATTTCCAAAATTggtaaattcaataatattattttttgttataaacAGAAGTCTATTTATGTACAAATTGAAAGTGTAGATAAATATTACACAGATAGTGCTATTGGTTATGGTAGATTATTTGCTAATGGAAAACAAAGTTTAATTAATGatcattttgataattttgttaaatatgtaatttttaaaccATGTGATGTATCAAATACTATTGAATATCTTGTTTTCTTTACCAATTCAGATTTAGACCTcacagaagaaaaaaaattaaaacgaagacgatttaaaaatttttatccttttgaattttataatataaatatggaaaaatCTGATATTTTAAAAACCTTTTTATTCACAAATAATAATGTACCAGGACGTGATTTTTATCAGTTTTCCCTAGATAAAAGAACAAAAGAAGAACTTTTAAAtcgattaaaattttcaccTACTATACAGgatgaaatagaaaaaagaaatttttctcaggaatttataaaagaaataaaagaagcttTTTTAGATAAGTTAGTATTTGCAGTTAATCAACCTAATAGAGAAGAACTGAACAGTATTGTTAAAAGTGAAATAGCAAAAAATAGTAAGGTCCAAGACAATTATATTGCATTAAAAGAACAGATATTATGTAGCTTAACAGTTCTGGAAAGGGATAAAAGATATAATAGTTACATATCTGGGATGatatatgaatttaatttattaatatcctTCTTACATTCCATGTTCCtgcataaatatatgttttctttaaattttgagGGGAAACGACATGATGTATCTAATGACATTactgtaaattataaaaataaaattacttatatAAAGGTTTATACAATGACTAACAGTATTGATTATGATCAGTTATTTCCTTACAAACAACAggagaaaaaaaatatgttttctgtCAATAAGCATTTtactctttttactgaagaatTAAAAGGAGAAGTaaggtattttattatttatacaaatgcaAACCTAGATATTACAGAAGAAAACAGATTAAAGAAAGTAAAATCAAAACATTTTTAtcctttaaaatttaatagtatCCATGttcaaaagaagaaatataaaattttaagagATTGTTCGTTTTTAGATACAAATGGTTTTTATCAATTTGATCAGGAAGAAACTACAAGAGAAGAGCTTATGAAGCTACTAAAGCTTCCTCCCTCtttgcaaaaagaaaaagaggaaggcAGATTTTCtgacgaaaatgaaaaagaaatgaaagagaaatttttACACAAATTGATATTTGCTGTTAAGCAACCTAACAAGGAAAAATTAGGTaccattattaaaaatgaaatagaaactgaTATTGAATCTAATAAAGTGCCGTACAACTACGATGATTTACGTGAAATAGCGTTACGCTGGTTAGAGTCTCGTGAATATGGCCATATTACAAAGGAAATCATGGAAAAGCTTTTGCaagatattaaacaaaatagatTCAGTTATAGGAAAGTTCAGACTGCAGATTTTGAAACAGTTAAATTTGCTAAATGTGTGGTTGGAAGTGAGGAAACGCCAGCATTTTATCAGTTCTGTGATTTTTTAATCAAAGGGGATGGAAAAAAATGTCTTCAAGTTATGCAGAAAAAAGAAGTAACGCTAACTAGTATGTCTAGTATTTTAACTGGAGTAAAAGCCAATGCTCCTAAACCATTCAAAGACTTGTATGATCTATGGTTTGACGAGCAAGGAAATGAAactcaatatttaaaaactctgaaaaaagaaaaattgaaactcATTAATATGTCTAGTATTTTGAATGGAGCAGGAGTTAATGCCTCCAAAGCTTTTAAAAACTTGTATGATCTGTTGTTTGATGAACAAGggaataaaactaaatatctACAAActttagaaaaagaaagagtaaATTTAGCTAATGTGTCAAACATTTTAAGTGCAGCAGGAGCTAATGCTGTAAAAGCTTTCATAGATTTGTATGATACATGGTTTGATGCAAATGGAAATAAAACCCTATACTTAAAAACTCTGGAACAAAAAGAGATAAATTTGTCTAATATATCCAGCATTTTAGGTGGAGCAGGAACTAATGCTGCAAAAATCTTTAAAGAGATGTATGATCTATGGTTTGATGATAAAGGAGATGAAACGCAGTACTTAGAAACCCTAAAAAAACATggaataaaactatctaatataTCCAGTATTTTAGGTGGGACAGGAACCAACGCTCCAAAAACTTTTACAAACTTGTATAATCTGTGGTTTGatagaaaaggaaataaaaccgTGTATTTAGAAGCTCTAGAAAAAGAAGGAGTTGGTGTAGCAAATATAAccagtattttaaataaagctCGAGTTAATACTCCAAAAGCTTTTAAGGATCTATATAGTCTATGGTTTGATGAAACaggaaataaaactgtatatttaaaaactttagaaaaagaaggaataaaTATAGTTAACGTGTCTAGTATGCTAACTGGATCTGGAGTTAATGCTCCAAAAGCTTTTAAAGACTTATATAATCTATGGTTtgatgaaaatggaaataaaactgaatatctAAGATGTATAAAAGAacaaggaataaatatatgtaatatgtcaaatattttacatgCATCAGGAGGTAATGCTGCAAAAGCCTTCAAAGATTTATACGATACTTTGTTTGATAAACAAGGACGGAAAACTGAATACTTAGAAActttagaaaaagaagaaataagttTCTCTAATGTATCTACTGTTTTACGTGGAGCGGGAGCTAAGAGTGCGAAAGCTTTTAAAGATTTATGTGATCCTATATTTAATAAGCAAGCTAATCAaatcgattatttgaaaactataAAGAAGTGGAACTTTAGTATATCTAATATGTTCAGTATTTTAAGTGGATCAGGACTTAACGCTGGAAAAgcttttatagagttatatgaTGCTTTTTTTGATAAAAATGGACATAAAACACCGTATTTAAAGCATTTCACAGAGAAAAATGATTGGGAAGAAAGTTTTACACCACATTGCTTAAGTACAATATTATACACAACAGGAACTAAAGCTACGgactcatttaaaaaattacatgatGTTTGCTTTGACGACGAAGGAAACAGAACGAAAATGTTAGACGATTTCTACAAAGCAGGTTTTAAACCACGTGATATATCCCGCATATTATGGGGAGCAAGTACTCGGGCTTCTTCTATTTTAAAAAGATGGCATTGTGTCTTTTTTAATGAGGAAGGGGAAATAACAGAACTTCTAGATAGTTTTTATAAGGCAGGTTTTAGACCGCGCGATATATGCAACATATTGAATAGAGGAATAGATAGAGTACaagaattttatgatttttgttttatagatgaaacaaaagaatacttatgtcattttataaataaagagggtagtttttcattaatcaaTTTATGCATTATATTGCGCGGAGCAGGGCCTAATATTTGTAAGGCATTAAAAGATTTTCATGATATTTGTTTTGATGAATCGGGAAAGAAATCGcagattttaaatgatttttataaagtaGGTTTTTCATCAAATAATTTATCTGATATATTATTCACAGCAGGATGTAATGCCGcttttatttttagaagtttTCATAAATGTTgttttaatgaagaaaactatttaGATCACTTCTTAGCGCAGGGAAACATTTTTACGCCATACCGTTTATCCAGGATACTATGGGGAGTAGGAATtaagatttcttttgtttttaagaaattacaTGATCTTTGTTTTGATAACATGGGaaacaaaacaaattatttaaatgatcttataaaaaaaagttcGCAAGAGCTAACAAATACACTCTATGTAAAAGTTAGGAaagttcctttatttttaagtaatacATCAGTTTAG
- the LOC116430936 gene encoding uncharacterized protein LOC116430936 isoform X3 — protein sequence MLITPPKQNSCLRNSTNENAEAADYKPGKRKHSIKDTDHTISKRVCKDLKLPNGLQDEYRQDLIDKLPNPCQTNEYRNTNGFYQFDQEETTREELMKLLKLPPSLQKEKEEGRFSDENEKEMKEKFLHKLIFAVKQPNKEKLGTIIKNEIETDIESNKVPYNYDDLREIALRWLESREYGHITKEIMEKLLQDIKQNRFSYRKVQTADFETVKFAKCVVGSEETPAFYQFCDFLIKGDGKKCLQVMQKKEVTLTSMSSILTGVKANAPKPFKDLYDLWFDEQGNETQYLKTLKKEKLKLINMSSILNGAGVNASKAFKNLYDLLFDEQGNKTKYLQTLEKERVNLANVSNILSAAGANAVKAFIDLYDTWFDANGNKTLYLKTLEQKEINLSNISSILGGAGTNAAKIFKEMYDLWFDDKGDETQYLETLKKHGIKLSNISSILGGTGTNAPKTFTNLYNLWFDRKGNKTVYLEALEKEGVGVANITSILNKARVNTPKAFKDLYSLWFDETGNKTVYLKTLEKEGINIVNVSSMLTGSGVNAPKAFKDLYNLWFDENGNKTEYLRCIKEQGINICNMSNILHASGGNAAKAFKDLYDTLFDKQGRKTEYLETLEKEEISFSNVSTVLRGAGAKSAKAFKDLCDPIFNKQANQIDYLKTIKKWNFSISNMFSILSGSGLNAGKAFIELYDAFFDKNGHKTPYLKHFTEKNDWEESFTPHCLSTILYTTGTKATDSFKKLHDVCFDDEGNRTKMLDDFYKAGFKPRDISRILWGASTRASSILKRWHCVFFNEEGEITELLDSFYKAGFRPRDICNILNRGIDRVQEFYDFCFIDETKEYLCHFINKEGSFSLINLCIILRGAGPNICKALKDFHDICFDESGKKSQILNDFYKVGFSSNNLSDILFTAGCNAAFIFRSFHKCCFNEENYLDHFLAQGNIFTPYRLSRILWGVGIKISFVFKKLHDLCFDNMGNKTNYLNDLIKKSSQELTNTLYVKVRKVPLFLSNTSV from the exons ATGCTCATCACACCACCTAAACAGAATAGTTGTTTAAGAAATTCAACTAACGAAAATGCTGAAGCTGCTGATTATAAGCCTGGAAAACGAAAACATTCTATTAAAGACACAGATCATACAATATCAAAGAGAGTATGCAAAGATTTAAAATTGCCTAATGGCTTACAAGATGAGTACAGACAAGATCTGATTGATAAATTGCCTAATCCTTGTCAGACCAATGAATATAGAA ATACAAATGGTTTTTATCAATTTGATCAGGAAGAAACTACAAGAGAAGAGCTTATGAAGCTACTAAAGCTTCCTCCCTCtttgcaaaaagaaaaagaggaaggcAGATTTTCtgacgaaaatgaaaaagaaatgaaagagaaatttttACACAAATTGATATTTGCTGTTAAGCAACCTAACAAGGAAAAATTAGGTaccattattaaaaatgaaatagaaactgaTATTGAATCTAATAAAGTGCCGTACAACTACGATGATTTACGTGAAATAGCGTTACGCTGGTTAGAGTCTCGTGAATATGGCCATATTACAAAGGAAATCATGGAAAAGCTTTTGCaagatattaaacaaaatagatTCAGTTATAGGAAAGTTCAGACTGCAGATTTTGAAACAGTTAAATTTGCTAAATGTGTGGTTGGAAGTGAGGAAACGCCAGCATTTTATCAGTTCTGTGATTTTTTAATCAAAGGGGATGGAAAAAAATGTCTTCAAGTTATGCAGAAAAAAGAAGTAACGCTAACTAGTATGTCTAGTATTTTAACTGGAGTAAAAGCCAATGCTCCTAAACCATTCAAAGACTTGTATGATCTATGGTTTGACGAGCAAGGAAATGAAactcaatatttaaaaactctgaaaaaagaaaaattgaaactcATTAATATGTCTAGTATTTTGAATGGAGCAGGAGTTAATGCCTCCAAAGCTTTTAAAAACTTGTATGATCTGTTGTTTGATGAACAAGggaataaaactaaatatctACAAActttagaaaaagaaagagtaaATTTAGCTAATGTGTCAAACATTTTAAGTGCAGCAGGAGCTAATGCTGTAAAAGCTTTCATAGATTTGTATGATACATGGTTTGATGCAAATGGAAATAAAACCCTATACTTAAAAACTCTGGAACAAAAAGAGATAAATTTGTCTAATATATCCAGCATTTTAGGTGGAGCAGGAACTAATGCTGCAAAAATCTTTAAAGAGATGTATGATCTATGGTTTGATGATAAAGGAGATGAAACGCAGTACTTAGAAACCCTAAAAAAACATggaataaaactatctaatataTCCAGTATTTTAGGTGGGACAGGAACCAACGCTCCAAAAACTTTTACAAACTTGTATAATCTGTGGTTTGatagaaaaggaaataaaaccgTGTATTTAGAAGCTCTAGAAAAAGAAGGAGTTGGTGTAGCAAATATAAccagtattttaaataaagctCGAGTTAATACTCCAAAAGCTTTTAAGGATCTATATAGTCTATGGTTTGATGAAACaggaaataaaactgtatatttaaaaactttagaaaaagaaggaataaaTATAGTTAACGTGTCTAGTATGCTAACTGGATCTGGAGTTAATGCTCCAAAAGCTTTTAAAGACTTATATAATCTATGGTTtgatgaaaatggaaataaaactgaatatctAAGATGTATAAAAGAacaaggaataaatatatgtaatatgtcaaatattttacatgCATCAGGAGGTAATGCTGCAAAAGCCTTCAAAGATTTATACGATACTTTGTTTGATAAACAAGGACGGAAAACTGAATACTTAGAAActttagaaaaagaagaaataagttTCTCTAATGTATCTACTGTTTTACGTGGAGCGGGAGCTAAGAGTGCGAAAGCTTTTAAAGATTTATGTGATCCTATATTTAATAAGCAAGCTAATCAaatcgattatttgaaaactataAAGAAGTGGAACTTTAGTATATCTAATATGTTCAGTATTTTAAGTGGATCAGGACTTAACGCTGGAAAAgcttttatagagttatatgaTGCTTTTTTTGATAAAAATGGACATAAAACACCGTATTTAAAGCATTTCACAGAGAAAAATGATTGGGAAGAAAGTTTTACACCACATTGCTTAAGTACAATATTATACACAACAGGAACTAAAGCTACGgactcatttaaaaaattacatgatGTTTGCTTTGACGACGAAGGAAACAGAACGAAAATGTTAGACGATTTCTACAAAGCAGGTTTTAAACCACGTGATATATCCCGCATATTATGGGGAGCAAGTACTCGGGCTTCTTCTATTTTAAAAAGATGGCATTGTGTCTTTTTTAATGAGGAAGGGGAAATAACAGAACTTCTAGATAGTTTTTATAAGGCAGGTTTTAGACCGCGCGATATATGCAACATATTGAATAGAGGAATAGATAGAGTACaagaattttatgatttttgttttatagatgaaacaaaagaatacttatgtcattttataaataaagagggtagtttttcattaatcaaTTTATGCATTATATTGCGCGGAGCAGGGCCTAATATTTGTAAGGCATTAAAAGATTTTCATGATATTTGTTTTGATGAATCGGGAAAGAAATCGcagattttaaatgatttttataaagtaGGTTTTTCATCAAATAATTTATCTGATATATTATTCACAGCAGGATGTAATGCCGcttttatttttagaagtttTCATAAATGTTgttttaatgaagaaaactatttaGATCACTTCTTAGCGCAGGGAAACATTTTTACGCCATACCGTTTATCCAGGATACTATGGGGAGTAGGAATtaagatttcttttgtttttaagaaattacaTGATCTTTGTTTTGATAACATGGGaaacaaaacaaattatttaaatgatcttataaaaaaaagttcGCAAGAGCTAACAAATACACTCTATGTAAAAGTTAGGAaagttcctttatttttaagtaatacATCAGTTTAG